One window of the Methanomassiliicoccaceae archaeon DOK genome contains the following:
- the pan gene encoding proteasome-activating nucleotidase has translation MTDTNDEVAELKAKIVTLEERNVRLMEDLQNAETEKRYSESELFRLQKDISRLRNELERLKSPPLIIGAVKDVLPDNRVVVKSSTGPDFVVSVSEYVPESDLVPGCRVSLNKQTLSVMSVLPAPIDPVVSGAEIIDKPDVSYEDIGGLKQQMLELREAVEDPLLRPELYAKVGIEPPKGVLLVGPPGTGKTLMAKAVANATQATFIRLVGSELVQKYIGEGARLVRELFQLAKEKAPSIIFIDELDSVGARRLDVATSGDREVQRTLMQLLSELDGFTPTSDVKIIGATNRPDILDDALLRPGRFDRIIDVGLPDVDGRKQIFEIHLAHMNVDKKVSAKKLAEITEGVSGAEIKSICTEAGMLAIRNDRDHVTEKDFLNAKDKVLEAGRNKAKPAPAYMFG, from the coding sequence TGTGACCCTCGAGGAGAGGAACGTCAGGCTTATGGAGGACCTCCAGAACGCCGAGACCGAGAAGCGCTACTCCGAGAGTGAGCTCTTCAGGCTGCAGAAGGACATCTCGAGGCTCAGGAACGAGCTCGAGAGACTCAAGAGCCCGCCGCTCATCATAGGCGCCGTCAAGGACGTCCTGCCCGACAACCGCGTTGTCGTCAAGAGCTCCACGGGACCCGACTTCGTCGTGTCGGTCTCCGAGTACGTGCCTGAGAGCGACCTGGTCCCCGGATGCAGGGTGTCGCTGAACAAGCAGACCCTCTCCGTGATGAGCGTTCTCCCCGCACCCATCGACCCTGTCGTCTCCGGTGCGGAGATCATCGACAAGCCCGACGTCAGCTACGAGGACATCGGCGGACTGAAGCAGCAGATGCTGGAGCTCCGCGAAGCCGTGGAGGACCCCCTGCTGAGACCCGAGCTCTACGCGAAGGTCGGCATAGAGCCTCCCAAGGGCGTGCTCCTCGTCGGTCCCCCCGGAACGGGCAAGACCCTCATGGCGAAGGCCGTCGCCAACGCCACCCAGGCCACGTTCATCAGGCTGGTAGGGTCCGAGCTGGTCCAGAAGTACATCGGGGAGGGTGCCAGACTCGTCCGCGAGCTGTTCCAGCTGGCCAAGGAGAAGGCCCCCAGCATCATCTTCATCGACGAGCTCGACTCGGTCGGAGCCAGGAGGCTCGACGTGGCGACGTCCGGCGACAGGGAGGTCCAGAGGACCCTCATGCAGCTGCTGTCCGAGCTGGACGGCTTCACCCCCACCAGCGACGTCAAGATCATCGGCGCCACCAACAGGCCCGACATCCTGGACGACGCTCTCCTGAGGCCCGGAAGGTTCGACAGGATCATCGACGTCGGACTGCCCGACGTGGACGGCAGAAAGCAGATCTTCGAGATCCACCTGGCCCACATGAACGTCGACAAGAAGGTCTCCGCGAAGAAGCTCGCCGAGATCACGGAGGGCGTTTCAGGTGCCGAGATCAAGAGCATCTGCACCGAGGCCGGAATGCTCGCGATCAGGAACGACCGCGACCATGTCACCGAGAAGGACTTCCTTAACGCGAAGGACAAGGTCCTCGAGGCAGGCAGGAACAAGGCCAAGCCCGCCCCCGCGTACATGTTCGGATGA